The Bemisia tabaci unplaced genomic scaffold, PGI_BMITA_v3 region tatcttATAGACATAGGTATTCCACTCTCTTCAAATTCCTAGAGGATTCATAGACAAACTTTTTTGTTGTACCTATAGATCCTCACAACCCACTAGAAACTACTTCCTTGCTTTTATTTTCGAAGTGCAAAAGAATCAATGACCTCCACAATTTAAATCAGATCATTAGTACGCAACAAAAAAGTTGCTATTTATTTCTAgctcaaaaatgatttttcagtcaGCATTGAGATTCATTGATTCCGGTCTAAATCGAAGCAAGGTCACTCTTCAGCTTGTTATGATAAGCACCTGATATTGACCCTAGCGCATTTTAACCAATGCCTCATTCATGCACTGAATTTGTGAGTGAGTAAATCTGAATGTTTTCTGTTACATTTGGATCAAAAGCACTGTCATCAGCTCAAAATTTAGAGATACCATTTTCTGTTTGTTTCTTCATGATTGTAACATCCGATATGGTAATTGATGGAgtcataaaattattgaattgcTGCAAACTGCCTGGATGcttcaaaaacaagaaaacattATGGATTTCAGTGAAGCTCCTTATGGTGTGATGATACTTTAAATGAGGCAAACTTCATTTAACAGCAATACAGTACACCCTGGTAAGAAGCCTGTTATTACAGGTGAACACTAGGTATCTCTTAATTTAGGTTTTTGAACAAAACTTGCCACCCTCTATCGTATGACGCTGTGGCACAGAGGAGACTAGGTACGTTCAATGAAGAGGACACTAGTATCTACCTCTTTGTCAGCCTTCAATGAAATTAAGACCAGGCCATACTGACATGCTGTTTGTTTCCAGAGTCAATGATATTctcaaatgtaaaaaaaaaaaaataaaataaatgctcTGATAAGGCTTGGCTGTGCTAGCTTTGCTGCAGTGAAGCATGGAATGATTGATTGTTTGATTACAGCATCTGTCAACTACGCTCATAAAAATTCTCTAATTGAGAGCTTGGTATGATAGCTGTCATGTAGGAGCTTATAAGAGTCGACTCACAATATATTGCCATTAATGCCCACATTTTAAAGAGGAACAGACAAGAGCATGATGCAAAAATGTGTCTCTGTTGCAACCTGTTGCATCTCGCTGCTTCGGATGATGCAAATCAATGATGGAGAGAAACCCATCCTCCGTTGCTATCCAAAAATTATGTGCACAACATTCTTAGCCTTAAATCCATGGTTTAGGGATTAGTACTTACATCAAAATGATCCTGACAGCAGTGGTGAGGGGATGTTGAGGACATTGGTTTGGACCTGCCAACTGCACTACACCATTGTTGTCTGGCCTCACCCCgcggcactggaaaaaacactttggaaGGTGTGCTCTTACTAGAGCTGGTGCAATTTGGCACAAAACATCTTGCAAAAGAGTTTAAATTCGCCATGTCAAACACTTATCAACACCTTACACTTTAATCAAACACACCTTTCACTAttagagatcacgttgggtttgtaaacaaaacaaactgaaggaaaaaagaacaacaacaacaacgactcggcatcttccggaaatcaccgagcccgccgtttgctcgtttccggtgattagaaaactgcccccagacgcgggaaaatttgaaaaagcgcgttcctgacaacgcaaattgcgcagtaaggagtgtatttcagacttttttaatgtgaccatcgtaattttcgtgtcattaaacccctaaaaagtctattcgcgcggctgtatctcttgcttgcaacaggcccattccacTTCGCATATATCATTCCGGGTTTTTGGGCGTTatgtggaccgcgtttagcaaaaaggaaccaagtcgcATTCGACGTTGACAAATTTAGCTGtggcatttaattttttacgcggtaacgtttgtgcggattcctttaaaaatgttaaaaatttgattcgtactatgcagaaaatacCCTGACatttgcactaaaatccgcaacgtcattttcatgtaaaaagttaaactgcccgattaaatttggcactggctgatgtggcttggttccttcctgcttaacgcagtcTGTGTAGACTCTGgtaccgaatttcactcctcgatttgaAACAGTGTATTGTTATATTGAAATGCAGCCTGCATCGAGACTCTAAGATATAGATTTTCTAACCTATAAACTTTGCTATCGCTCCGATGCAATAGCTGCTCAATTCATTGGAGGCTCTAAATAGCGGGAAACGCTCGCAAGTTCACCGGCATTTACGGTAACTGTAGCGATCGGAGCTGCGCGATGGCGGCaacgggcgggcgggcggcggggGGGTATCAGTAATGTTTTTCTCGTGTCTCGCTTTTTTTAATACACGGTCATTGTCAGCGCGCGCAGGTGTATAATTTAGCGTCGTAAAATTGATTATATGAATGAACGTGGAAAGTTGATATCATAATACGCccgtttttcttgcgacgcgaATGAGCCTTGAACGTTGTTGGCACCATATTCGCCTCCTCGCGAATAGTTCGCAGCCTATCTTCGCGACATTATTTCCAATCTGTTCCCGTTGTTATGCTGCATTCCGTTCTCGGCATCGGGGCGAAACAAAAGGCACGATTCCGTTACCGTTCCTCGTTCTTTAACTCTTTACGCTCCCCTCTTTCCTCTCgttttatttcatgaattttcccgAACGAGTTGAGCAGTTGCGAGGGGTGTCCTTCTCAAGTTTTTGGAACATTTTACCTGTTTTTCAATCAAGTCACGcatccagtgctcccattctatgtccgtcaaaagttccgggatccgGAACTTTTCTGTTCCGATTTCGACGAGCTCCGAGAAACTTCCGGAAAAGATCCGCAACACTTCgggatttttaaaagttccgagaaaaattcaggaaaatctcgaaagtcccggaatttggaactataggGTATGGGAGCGCTGCACGCATCACTGATAAAGTTTTCAAGTCCCTTAGCTGCCGATCGGCGTAACTCCCAGAGGACATTTAGGGTCCTATAGGGGCCCTTTCCGTGggtcttatttaaaaaaaatgcgaaaCGAACTCATCTAGAAGTGACATTACCTACTAACAACCACAAAAAACATGAAAAGCGGCCTCGTAGATCTCtagatcaattggactacattttgcaattaggaactatagattccggcccagtttaaaaacaacgtatgtgccattagtttccctatgcatataagtggtttttcggatgagccagaatttataggtccaaattgcaaaatgcagtccaattcatgacgaaatgcgaaaatgtaaaattgcatcacgtaatataaaaaaaaacaggacCCTGTTTAAGCAAATTAAATAAAGCATGTTATCCAAAAGAGGTTTCATATGATGATTTTCGCAAGAATCAAGGAAATATACACAGAATGAGAACGAACTTTAACAAAAAAGTGTACATTTGGGGACTTGGGGAGCTTATACAAAGTGCCCCAAAGTCTGGTCTATTTTCCCAGTCTAATTGTGGTCAGGTAAAGCAGGTTTTATCTTCACCAAGCCAATTTGTCTCCTATCGATGCGAAACGTCCTTAATGACGCTACTGGCTTAAAATCCATGAGGTGGTTGGATACGTTGCATGAACTACATTCCCTCACATTCATGCTGCGGTGGCATGCCTGCAGTTATTTCTGTTGTCCTTGGTTGTTGTTCTTCTCAAATGAACTTCCAATTTAGACTGCTTGTGAGGCTTGTGTAAAAGGGGGGGAGGCGCTGTCCTCAGTCAAAGACGAACATCCGCCATGGCTACGTTCACATTTCTTTCGACTCTTCCCGGAAGACAAAAAAGCCAACTGTGCGTTTTTCCCAGAGTCGAGTGCGCGGCAAATCGAGAACGAAACTCAATGATCTCAACGCTCTGAAACAAGCCTTACGAGATGGTCTGATGTCATCTAGATGCTATTCCACTGCACCAGCAGATCTCGCTgactcctgaaaatttgttgATCACAAGTTGGGGGTGCCACTAGCTCTTTTTTTGTCgggatgttttattttctttcctcaTTTCCGAAAATCTAGGTCGTTATCAGATTTCAGCACGATGGTTTCGTGCTTTCATTTTAAGATATGAGCTCCTTCGATACCATCTTCGCCTGCATCTCTTCGCATTGCATTCTCATTAAAAATAGCAGTAGCAATGCTATGCCCGAAATAATCATCGGACAAAACGTCGATGATTTCTTTAGCTGATGATAGCTTCGACGTTTTGGCCGATCTTTGTGTGTGCCTAGCGCCGTCGGCGGGTACAAATCCATAATTCGTAACcgtccggccaaagtatcacaagcgccttgcgatgtttcaaaatttccgccgccattttatttttttactgagtaattgttggttaaatctgtCTGAAATTTCCACTGAGTTTTATCCATAGCacagagaaaattcaatgaaattttctgacaacttcgtcgaacaatttctctgtaaatacGTGAAATtgcggtggaaattttggaacgtcgcgtggcgcttgtgatactttagccggaaggtgacaaactGGCAATCACCCTCCTTTGCTTTGTCTTATTTTAAATTGTGTCCGACCGTTCTCTGAGGTTATTTTTCTGAGCCCGTTGAAAGCAAATTATAGCGAGAAGATGTCCTATGAAGCACCTTGTTTCCTTCACCCTTCACTTTTCACGATTCGGTGACTCGAGCTCTTCCTCAAATGCCCGTTGCCGCATTGTGTCCTAGCCAAATTAGACTTCTTCAATGAGGGTACAAAAAAActtaacaattttaaatttcaaatttaatctagaatcataaatgaagtaaaattacAGTCTTTGATGTTCTTcacacgcactgaaaaaaaaaaagactattAATATCAAGCTGCAAAGAACTGTtagatttttaaagattttttagtCGGCGTCACATTCTGAGTCAAGAGACCGTATTTCAGCATAACAGGAATAAATACTGAACTATCCACTTTGCTTCTAAGCTGTGCATAATGAAACTCGAAGTATAGGTGAGCACACAGTTTGATGCTTGAGAACCACATTTTGGaggtgaggtttttttttattattaaaactTTAGCTCAAAATTTTAGTTCTGTAGCATCTAACTGTGTGCTCACCGTTACTCCGAGTTTCCCAGTGCACCGATGcactaagaaaaaaacttcggtcagatgaaccgaatgtacggtgttcaataccggcccgtattgttcggttcataTAACCGCTCTCTCGGTTCTGGGAGCCGTATCCTCGGTTCATATAACAGCTCTCTTGGTCCTGAGAACCGTATCCttggttcatgcaaccgagctttttcGTTAGTTCTGTTCGGTTTGAATGCTTAGTTGCATGAACTGAGCTTTTTCGTTAGTTCTGTTCGGTTTGAATGCTTGGTTGCATGGACCGAACTTTTTCGTAAGTTCTGTTCGGTTTGACTGCttggttgcatgaaccgaggataTTGTTTCCAAAACCGAGAGATTGGTCGCATGAACCGAGGATACTGTTCCCACAAACCGAGAGATTTGTCGCATGAACCGAACATTACGGCCGATATTGAGCACTGTACATTTGGTTCACGTTATGAGCGAACTTTTCTTCGCAGTGTGAGACGCAAAGTAGAAGTCCCCTTGTCACTACTCGCAGACAAGACCGAGGTTGGATACCTGCCGTTGCTGTGATAGATGTAGGCCGTTTGGCATCAGCGCGCAATTATTCCAGGGAACAATGCGCTTCATAACCATTATAATAACAAATCTGGCCGATTCTGGAACCATGGCGATGGCTGTGGTGAGCAGACTGGAGACTGCGCCCCTCGCCAATGCCAATAGCCAGGGTAATTGATCAACCTCGCGTACGTTTCCCTTGTCCACACAGCTTTTCTCCGCGCAGGACTCACTTGCTTTTCGTGTTTTCATTTCGTACCCGCGGGCCGGCGTCATTCCTCCGCCACGTTGCTCTATGGACCCAACAATCCAGTTTTTCCCCTGGAAACTTGCAGAAATCGTCCAGAGgtgaggcgtgctttgcgatacatccattgctttgccatttaaacccataaaAATGATCGATGCtttcaatggggaaatatcgataatcgatcattcacgccacatCACTGAAATCGTCGAGAATTGTGCTGAAAAGATGTGTCCAAGAGGACCAATCAATTTTGAgacgaaattgactcatttGTAAccaaatttacttaaaaaaagggaaaaaaagaaaaaaatggcgaCTTTCCGTGGCTCCATTTGGCCAAAATACTGCAGTCTTTGCTGCTTACATACCCTCatcgcagaggcggatccagcaattcaaCAACACTGTATTTCCTCGATTTCAATCCATGTTAAAATCATCGATTGTTGACGGAGCACTTGGtgtctccaagaatcgatacatttcaataggtttaaatggagaaaaaacaatgttgccaacgcTTCTCAGTACAACGCTTTCTCGAGTTCTTCCAGCGAGCCACTTTTCATCATTGTTGCTTGTGTTGCTTTTATTTCTATCTGTCATGACTTTACTTACAACGCACTCAAATGAACACCGGATTATCCGAGGGTATATCTATGTTTTCCATTTAGTGGACTAATAATTCCAACTTTTTCGGTGGGAAATCGTAAAGTGGTTTTGCAAGAATTTGGTGTGACCGCCACAAATAACCGTGACAAGTTGCAATAATTAGTGAGTAGAATATATGGTCGAAGTTATGATGTTACCGATATTTTACCATTGCCTCCAcccctgaccccccccccccccatgcgaATTTGGGCGCAACACTGGCGGAGCGGCGTTTCTCTGTCATGTCTGTCTCCTCTCGGAGCGTGGCGAAATAAAAGTATCGGAGCCCCgcttttcatcgaaaaattgaaatacaggATCATGTGCTATGCATGAGACAGTCAATTCTAGAGGGCCGCCCTCATTATGCCAGGACGAGACACCGCGAGCACACGTATTTGTGTGCATTTTaaactgtgaatattttccttcgcaCGAAGTTCCCTGGGAGCGGCCGGTGACCTCATTCCGTGACGTCATACGGTCATCAAAACCGGCGACGGAGACTGTTTTCTCGCTATTTTCCGTTCCTTGGAAGGCATCGGGGCGGACATGGAAAACAGACCAGCCAAGTCtccgtcaaaatttcaatgcgGAGTGAATtgtcggtgaaactaccagaccacgtatctagttttagacgtttaaaaatttccgatctcatttttgttttttgaaggagaacaaatgaatatcatttcttgaagttttcatagaGTTCTCCACGCACAggggagaaaaatcacggtagatTTCAGGAATTGACTTTGAGTAGTTTCCcatctaaaaaattaagtcgatgttttaaatttctgcccctatttaatttttttttaaagagtaacAAGCCAACTATGTAGCTTGACATttgtgcagaatattctgtaaatagAGAGGGAAAATctcggaagttttcaaaaagttactttgactagtttttcaaggaatattcgggttagtaacctaattcatcggggtaccaccacaattaattggaaatgcccatgaCTTAtcctttccctctttttcccccGTGAcacgattgaatttttttcaccgCATTGCATCTTTTTTCCTACGCACCACCGAAACCATTCGTCGATAAATTGAAGCACCATCTCGGCAAATCGAACAAGTGAAATGAATTCCACTGcgtctttaaataaaaaacaaatcagAGGCATAAATAATCGTAAAATTGATGAAGCAACCCTCTTATCACTCTTGGATCTAATCAGGCCGAAAGCCTGTGTCCGCCTCGTAAGTGGTTATGTAAAAGGACCCAAACTATCTCCATGTTTTCTCGTAATTCATTTAATCCGAGTGAGTGAGTGAGGGTGGATGTTACAAGGAGGGTGGGTTTCATTGCCGATCTTGTTACTATCGGGTTCGATTGAAATACATTTCATCTATGCAGCACTCGATCGGAACACAGGGGGTGAATAATCTCCCCTTCCCGCCCCCCCATCCTACCAATCGGATGTATTGCCAAGGGAGAGGGGGCCCCGTGACAAGTTGACGCCGGGGGACGCGAAGGGAAATTAAAAAGGAGTAAAAATTGATCGAGGTGTTGATCGGGAGGGCAATGAAATGGTTGTTTCCTCCCCGTACTGGGGCATCCTCTCGCATTTTCAATTGAGAAGTGGCGGGAAGAGCGTGATGATAGACGTAGATGATGATATGGGAATGAGCTCCCGCTCGCTCTGCTCCACGCTCTGTTGCCGGATTTCACTGCGAACAAACCAACAATCATTTCGTTTTTCAAGTTAAATAacatattaaggtgattcgtcaagctcaagtgacgtggtcgaactggcatacgagatatcgcattgattaggtcaaaaatctccgcagattttgaatttttagcaaacaAAAAAGGACGACAGCCCtacgcatgagcctaaagaatcattctagacccaaaaattggcaaaattcagaataTGAAATCAGAATATTGTTtcgaaaaaaacctcgcattcaattcagctatcgatttctgtatcgaatgggaagttttttttcccaaacattattatttctctgaatttggccgatttttgggtttagaatgattctttaggctcatgcggaGGGATTGtcgtccggttttttttttttttttttttttttttttgcgaaaaattcaaaatctgccgagattttttacctaaacgatgcgatacatcgcatacAAGTTCGACCACGTTACTTGAGCTTGACCAATCACCTGGATTTAAGGTGTGTAGCACCTATTTGATTATGTTGTTGAGATATCAGAAGCTTCGGGAATAATTTGAATAGGTGTACTCCATTTTgtaattgcaaggaaaaaaagtgttaggagTTATACCGAAATATTGTGGCACTACCCCCTTCGTTGGATGATATGGttatttctaattatttttggTGGTAACGCAACTCAAGTCGGGGTGCCGCAACATTTCGGTTAGTAACCTGATTTattggggcactaccacaatCAATTCGGGTACTACGACAATTATTTGGGAATTCCCATATCATCCATCTACCCAGTGCTCTCATGTATCGGTGTAGATAGTACGAGTACAATTTCTCGGTTGAAAATAGAGTTTTCTCCCGCTGTTCAAAACTAGATGCGAAAATAAACACATcgcaaaaattcatgttttacgGGAAAAAGAGAGCATGCAGGggtttttggatgatatggacatttccaataaaTTCCGGTAACACCCCAAGGTTACTACCCTGAATCAAGTAGCGGTGCTACCATAGACaattgggaatgtccatatcacCCAACGAATTAGGGTGTCAGCACAATTTTAGAAGATAACTCCCAACACTTTTCTCCcgtgttttcatgattttaataattaaatgaGATAATGACTGATTGTCTACAAACTGAAAGCAAATATTACGTATAATAAGGCACGGCAACAGGTAACAATCGAGGTACAGGCTGTGAATACAAATgtgtataaataaataaatcagctGATTGGAATTTTGGTCAGTATGTTCCACACAACCAGCTAGGATATGTTCCTTAGCTATCAAGATGTCATGAGGATGGAAACAAGCCGCTCTTGAAACGTTGGCAAGTTCTTTTTGTGTACATATATGATATAAAAGTTGCTAAATgtaaaaatttctaatttttaaattacaaagTCTTTATTTTCTCAAGTTGCTTTTAAGAAATGTGTATAATGAATTTGCAGGTGTAAATAACTTTGAAATGACAATGTGGGTCCTGTTTGCGGAGGCTCCTcgggtttgttttttttttttttttttttttttttttttttttttttttatagaacaGAAAAAGGTAAATTATGTCGAGGTAGAAACGCTCGTTGAGTTTCTACCTACAGTTTTAGGATGACattctgaaagtttttttaCACTTATTGTCTTGAGCCAACGATGTCGAATAAATATTGCTCGAATCACATAAGATCGTAAAACTGAACGTGAGGTCCAGGCGCTGATTCAGTATCAATCTACATATGTCACGATTTAAACCTACACTCAACTTATGCATTTCCTTCGGGCATCATTTGTAACGGCCAATGTTTCGTTTCCTAAATTCGTTTCCCAAAAAAATGCGCTCAAAAGTTTGGCAACAGATGGCGGTAGTATCGCGACGCGGCGGCAAGGCGTCTGTCACCGCTGGGAATTGTGACATTCGTGGAAGCACCGTTTAAACGCTCTCTCCGTTCCTCGGAATAAATTGGCTCTTTGACTAATTTGTGTCATCAGCATGTGGGGCAAAGTCTTGCCGTCTTGCCGTGTTTTTCCTAGCCGTGCAGCTCTCGGAGCCAGACGGAGCCGCATTCGTAATTATTTGTAAGGCTCCATGCAGTTGAAACGCGTCCGTAGAAAGTCTGATCGTGGAACCACTGTTTTCTCAGCTCCTCTGAGAGGACAGAGGGCCTAAAAATCGCAGAGGAGGTCTCAGGAAAACGAATGACGAGGAAGACTTATTTAATAATACGCTTAGAAAAAGCACAGCCGTGAAAGTAAAAATGTCCTTTAAGAAGAGTAAGCACAGAGCACACATCGCtgcacattaaaaaaaaaaaaaaaaaaaaaaaaaaaaaaaaaaaccggaagcAAAGGATCTAACGCTTAGTTTCAAAATTGGCAACGGAGTTGGAACTTGTAATTAAAAAATAGATTTCGATCTAAATAACTTGTTCCGAGAAGTGTCATACCCTAAGAAAGGAAACAACCCGAGAAAACGACACAAACTGAATTCAGCCGAAAATGTTTGATAAATGAAAAGTTGTGTTAGTGCATAAGTATTATTCAGTTTCCCGAAAGAGCTCCGCggcaaaaattgtgaattttgttAGTCCTTCGATTGTGAACATGAACGTTTTTAAAGCTTGTATTTCAGTACTTTCTGAAGAGGAtgggtaaaaaaagaagaaggaaaaaaaaatacccatctttttaatctaaaatagcataaaaatctccaaaaaagtaatagaaataaataaatcaatgaaTAACGTATGCGCACGTCTCTAAAAACtcatttctataaaaaaatgaatttcccttTTCTTCCTATTCGGACAGTGTTCGATAAGAGACATTAATTTCTGATGGAGATGTCCTTTTTGTGATTGAATTTTATTGAGAATCTACATCAGATCAAGCCGTTTTTCTAATCCTACTTTATCTAAATATGATTATGAAGAATGCATTTTTAAGTTCCTCGATCTCTGATATtaccaagagttttttttcttgattacaTCGGTGCCGCGTGACAATTTTAAGTTCATTTTTGACCTCGAAACTTTTTCTTTCGGTGCAACTGAAGGACTCTCCACTTTCTGAAGTTCAAGGTTACGAGTGTGCGAAAACTCTCTGTATTTTAAGCTAACAATAGATGCGTTTTCCACTAATTCAAATCGTTAACAATTAAAATACCGGCCTTTGAAAAATACGAAAGACTCTAGGAAGAAGCCAAAAACGCAAAAGGTAATTAATGCTTTGCCACCGAGGCGGTCACATTCTGAATTAAATAGTGGCCAGAAAATTCCTCGTCGCACAATGGGATAGCGTATTGTCTTTCATGGACAACGCGCAtggattaaaaaattaagagatagTGTTCGAGGTTTCATGGTTTATATCCTTCAATGTCAATTCAGACTGAGATTAATGTTTTAAATAATCACTTTACAAAAACCGGAGGGAATAAGTTCAGGCAGATGAATTGTAGCTTGTAAGCACAGTCTTCCATATCGACCATACTACGCGGCTTTTGTAACCGTGATTTTGGTTCTACAAACAATATTCTCAGTGTATGCAACCGAGTTTTTTCTATAGTTTGTTTTGGTTAGGAATCTCAGTTATATGAACCAAAAGTACGGTTACATGGACCGAATAGTGCAGTCAATATAAAACACGGTATTTCCGGTTCATAGGCCCGAAATGTTTTACTTAGAGCAGGACTTAGCTATGCTCCTGACATTAGGAATGTAAGGAAATGATAAGAACACAAATTACTCCCcagaatattttgttttctttcaataataaaaattcttGTACTGTACCTATATCActacaaacgaaaattttactttagaaATGTACTGAAACCTAGTTAATGCCTTTTTAGGATACAAATGTGTAAATTTGTAGAGGAAATTCACTTTATCAATTGACATTCGTAAGAAAATTATATATAATAACAAAATCGATGTAGGGTAATTTTTAGTGCATTTTTTCTGCATCGTTGAAAGTCACGAATAGGTATGCGGGGTTCGTTTTTGAGTAGTCCCAAAGATACTTACCGGAGAATCTGGATTTACCCCCATCCACTTTGtgtgaaaggaaaaaaacaaacgctgaacgcccccccccccttccaagtTGGCTTTGAATCTCCGAagagctcatttttttaaaatttcaatcctAATATTTTCCGGCTTTGATTATGTCACTTATCAGGACGGGCCCAGCCCTACACTGCCATCTTATCACGGACGTGTAAGAGTTTCTAGCTTTGGCCAGAAAATCTGGGAGCCTTGCCTACTGTGCGACGGGAACAATCGCTGGATGGAGTCGCCTGGGAGCCGGCTTAAAGAATCAGCCAAGACACGAATGCTCAGGACTCGGAGTCAATTACAAGAGTTGAAAATTCGCTCGGCGCTGGGAGTGGTCGGCGCGAAATTTATGAGTTCGCGTCGCCGATGTCTCGCGAATTTATGCCGTGTAAAAACTCAGACGAATTTCGATGTGTAGCgcgccacaaaaaaaaaaaacccgagcgGAATCCCACCCGATTCTGGATTTCCGAACGCAACGGCCGATGCGTTGCGTTTGCCCCGGTCGTTATCGGGGCATCTCGTTCCTCTGTCTTGTTCCAAATCGAACTAATTGGAATTTTTGAGGAGCAAAGGAACGAGACGGGGTCGAGTAAAAATAAACGGATGAAACCAGTAGCCGGGACCCGCGCCTCCCCTCGCCGGACACCAGAATTGTCAAATACACCCGGGAAGGATTCCATTCCTTTTACtgaatcaattggacgtattcctgctcaacggaactatgtgcattacgacgtgagccctgttatgcttgtattcttatgggtctcagggctcatgtcttaatgcacatagttccgttggacaggaatacgtccaaatggaatTGTATGCGTTTTACCGCGAGATCCGACAAACTCGGCAGTGTATCGTGCGttcatctcaaatttcaatcgTGTCCGGGTATCCTCGGTATTTTAAATAACTTCACTCGACCATTCTTTTTGTCTGCCGTGCGCAATTAAAACGCTGCAACAggtgccggggggggggggggtgcttccACGTAAGTATCACGGACGGGCTCCCGTTTTTGTAATTCATCACCCCTCGACGCAGGGGCAAGGTATCGCGCGGAGGGGCGCATTGTAGTGGAATAATTGAGTCATATTTTGCGAAATCTGATAATTCGGGTTTTGCTGCCTTGTTTCGTGCATCCCAAGGCTGGTGAAGCATTTCCTTTCGGATAACAGATTTATCGACTCCACCTCCAGAGATGAAATGTGTATTGGtgttcaaaaatat contains the following coding sequences:
- the LOC140225972 gene encoding uncharacterized protein; translated protein: MANLNSFARCFVPNCTSSSKSTPSKVFFPVPRGEARQQWCSAVGRSKPMSSTSPHHCCQDHFDVENDVYNWDWCLTQMHAGCKVKFQLKENVLPQKVPKCSHKQVKDWLLCGV